The stretch of DNA GTcagatagtttttttttttttttatcaaacggTTCATGTAATATGAACTTCTTTTATGAGAAATGAATACGTAAAAGTGATTTTAATGTGTTCTGCAACAAAATATAATAGGCACAGATAATGTCgtgattaatatataaaaataatcatgaCATAtcaaaacttgttttttttGAATGCTTttgaagtatatatatatatatatatatatatatatatatatatatatatatatatatatatatatatatatatatatatatatattgttttttgtttatttattgaataatttaatttttcaaacatcacaattttctaattcaattttaGAGACTAAATAGAAAACCTGTTATAATTCGAAatgactttttaaaaataaatcaataaaaaaattgtagttaatttaatttttattatagaataaaaaattaaattaattagataatatattgaattattaaaatattattgattaaaatttaattagaaaaccgtaatataaaataattaattatgatgacataattcataaattaaaaataaaattaaaagattatttaaaactttaaaatttatttacttaaataattattttttgttgacaaAATAAGCCTATCATCTATCCATATCCATGCGTGGTTTTTATGATGCCAAAGTCAATTGAAATTATTCTAGTGGTGTTAATCTAGAATCATTGTATTCCAACTCTTGAAATCAACCTAATCCAATTGTTTTGAACATTAACATTATTAATTAGGATAAGTATGAACTAAGAATAGTTTTTCTATAActcaataattgattatcttatTTATCCAATCAATTATGTTGTTCACTAGAGTCATTGGATTTCAAATATGAacttgataatcgattatattACTTCtctaatcaatttatttcaagAGCATTATTGTCTTTGTAAACAAACCTTTATTAACATTTTGAgacatgacatttttttaattttaggcTATTGAAATATTGAGAATAAAGAATTCTTTAGATCTTGGAAGATCACATTGATAGATTTTCTATGATTCTTGAAGAAGCtttgaggatgggtgtgatttTGAGAGTTGCTTGTCATTAAGGAATAATGGTAAATTTTGCAAATTAAGGTGTATTggttcctttaattttttttgtatatttcatttctttatagTGCCTTCACTATGTGGTAAAATTTTGATTACAATTATCCATAACATTGCAATAGGATATAATTGCTCTCCATCCAACAATCGTAAATATTCAAAtaccaatttttaaaaaaagataacaaaaagttggttaaattttaaatttttcatatttattactaaatattaaaataatttacttcatCAAGtatcaagtttttttttgttttaatccgtttattattttgtgtttatttcattactcattatattataataaaacataaatattttatttaaacctATCACTAATTTATTATGTTTCTCATCTAAccatatatatttgtattaatgtttatgaaatattttattatgtttaggTTACAAATATAGTAAATGTTAAAACATTTACTATAGAGTAACTTTCTTCGGAGAAAGAAAGTCATAAgcaaattttattgttttttcatgttttttttctctcactaTTTGTGATCGTAGTTagaaataacacacaatttaaGATGTAATAGCTTATATTGTTAtttactatatttatattttttcagtgCTTAATTACGAAATTGGAATTTATTACGTTATATAGTTtgatcttcaaaattttaataataaatagttataGTCTTCCTAACttaattatgattttcttttgtttatatgtTAAACGATAAGAGATTTTAGGttagtatttaagttatttacatcatttaatacgtttcaatttaaatatcagtttaaaatattatttaacatataaaagtAATATCATTAAGTTGAAATGActatacatttaatttttaaatttaggataaaaatatattaaaatttgagacatatattaattttacatataccttatatatttacatatttatttatttgttgtatgataattttatttttaaaataacataatataagatattgttttgatttctggattattgaaataatatttttagaattaatcatcgcatctaaaatattatttaattaagagTGCGGTGTtgtatcattattttgtttgtaaaagACCGtcttaaaaattcaataaagaaaatgtgtttttaaattatttttgaaaaaaaagattgTTAAAAAGCTGAATTAATATTTAAGAGTCGAGAGCGGTCTCTGTAAgatcatatttaaattaaaattaaattttttaaccagtgttaatataaaaaaattataaattaatttgatatgggatatcttaaaatatattgttcaGACAAATTGACGAAGAGATGTCGACGAATTAAATGAGTttataacatgaaaaaaatgaggTCGACGAAGACATTAGGAAGAATAAGGAATTGATTAATGAGTAAGACAAAGTTAGAAGCCACCGTATGATAcgtgtatataaaaaataataatgttataataattaaattttgacaattttttcttataatctgAATTGACATACTTTAAATAagtttagaatataaaaaaatataaaaaaaataaaaaactatttaaaaaaaatgacaggtttaattagtcagatgATACCTACTTTTATTTAGATGTATCAGTTTGACacccacttttaaaaatatgtccattgagtctcaacttttgaaaagatgtcTCAATTATGTCATTTTCAGCAAAAAATAACACGTTAACAATATTGatgtttaaaatgacttacgaaattaagtattgatatttatatcaaaatttagtggtaaaagtcatgaattaagttaacggCTTTAGTAAGTTTGTTTGAAAGAAACCtgattaaaatactttttttttttaaagttgggactagattgacacatttttaaaaacggATATCAAATTGACACATCTAAACGAAAAGTGAgtatcatccgactaattaaaagaaaatatgacaacttatattgttatataaaattattaaaatttagttgttacagtctaatttaaaaagaaaaaattcttaGGTGGTGGAATAAACATGAATGACCACacaagatagaaataaaaaaatttggatcACTACTTTATACATGAATATGTACCAAAATTTCCAAAGTCATAGAATAATGAATGGAGTGGAGTTCTTATACAGTGTGTTATTTTGGTGAATCTTGTCTTTTGGGGATCACCACTCTTTTTTAGAGTTGAAATCGATAAGGTAAATATCTCACTCGTCTTCTCTCTCATTTCAGTTTAGATCACATAATGGCAcgttttccttttgttttttgtgttcttAATTGCCAAAACCTGATATCGTTTTCAAATTCTATTATTTCGATCAAAGTACCAAAACACGACGTTGAAACGTGAAACACACGCTTACtccaaattttaattgttttacacTGTCTCTCAcactattatatattacaacgttcttttttaaaaaaaaattaacaaaattttatcgaCAAACTTTTGATGATATATActttaatgaatgaaaaaataattaatataacttaaaaaaataaatttggtgtgtattgaaaaataaattttatcagaaaaaatttatcaatacaTCATAAATGAAAAGAGCGAGTAAATATATGAGAATTGAGGTCTCCACACCCAACATTCCAATTTGTGATATATGAGtagacaaatagaaaaaaagaaaaagataaaaagaatataggataaattttaaattatacaatatcATAGATAAATAGAACAAAAAACATGAATGTATACctttatttattacttatttttgttggaaatgagaaatcaaattttcacgaaaattaaattataatatttttcattagtaATTCGATTGAATAGAAAAATGAGaaactaatataattatagCAAAAAGattgtttttattcttatacctaataaaatgtaataatgtattatttattacaaggtaatgaatgcaaataatttttttagaaaaaatgctattaaaataaaagaaattttaaaattattaatgaattcaagaatataaaagatgaaagataattatatatattatttttcttgtagtcacaactatatttaattatgtactATTGTTTAGTGtagaattattaaatttacgTGATGGCTATATatgaaaacttaaaataaataaaacatctggaacaacaaataaaaatttgaaaaaattgtgAATGTGTTGAAAAGAAAGagcaaaatataaattgaaaatagcAATGAGTACAATAAGTCAATAATGAATACTAGAATGTAGATAGTTGTAAACATGGGGGACAATAGGTGGGGACCTGCCTACTTTCTATAATGGTCccttcatttattaaataataaatatattatttttaaaatcacacaTATAATATTGGAGGATTTATTACGTCATTCGAAAACTTATAAAATCAACAATAATCATGGTGTTATGAGCATAATTATTCTTTGGATGGAAGGAAATTCATGATTAAATTGTATAAAACGATAggtaaaaaatgagaaaaaagagagtaaaagcTACCAttattgatgttttatttattttttggttaaatatattttcgctcccttaattttcagtgaattttgaaattagttcatttcaaaactttagaccaatttagttctttatcttttaaaatacgtggatttagttcttttaatcaaattttgttaggtttatttgatgtttcgtacgcatttcagaaTTGCATTTGAactatttatattgtttgatacattttttactttaatgttaagtcaaatattattatgaaacgcgcttgaaatgacAAATACTTaacataatttgattaaaaggagattaaattcacgtatttcgaaagatgaatgactaaattggtccaaagttttgaaatggactaattctaaaattcaccgaaagttaaaggaccaaaaacatatttaatatttattatttcaagaTATGAGTCGATTAggaaaagattaaataaatgtGACCTGATATCAATacgcataaatattattttaactttgtttttgagCTCACTAgaaatagattatatatataattcgaGTCTTGTTCACACgaagattgaattaaatattagaTTTACATTTCTAATGTGAGACTTAAGTTGATACTTAGTTAtttcaacaataattaataattaaagtgttaaatgtgtttttagtctcacaattttgatataaaattaaaattcgttcatgtccgaaactttgataatttttatctttaaatttagaaaatgaatagatataattcttttaatctagttatgttaaattttgtaatgTGTCAAACACATTATTTAGTTAACATCGAAGCTATCATATGAGTTtgttacaccgtttgacacattctcatTTCAATGTCAGCTAAAAAATGTGTTTAACAtgtcaaaaaattttaatataattatgttaaaaagattatatttatttgtttttaaagtttgaagattaaaatatatcaagaTTTTGGATAaagacgaatttcaattttacatcaAAGTTAAAGGAGTAAAAACGTAATTAACtcataattaaaatcaattttaaaaatcaaccaaaatattaatattaagcATATTAGGTAAGATATATACAATAAttgtagagctgtcaaaacgggtaacccaACCCGACCCAGCTCGGACCACCACAggttgatcacttagtgagccaacccaacccgactaccttattagcgagtcaaaaaaatttcaacccgacccgactcaccacgggttggctcacggactcacttaattaaaaaataaaacttttttatttttttttgagttaAAACTAGATTATAactctaattaaaatctaaataaactttaatacaatccaaatacaaaccaaaatgacaaaaatacaaattatctgtgttttggctaaaaaaaacaacctaacattaCTCAAATACAAAgctcaacttaacaaaaatatacttgtgtgaccctttatttgcaTCAACCCGACTCACCATGGTTCAACTTGAGCTGGGTTTTAGGTGAATCAGGTCAATAATCAatccgtattgaaatttgtaaaaaaatttcaattgaaTCCAATCCGAACTCGTGATAAACCAGATTGGCTCGCGAGTTCCAGCCCATTTTGAGAgatgttttaaaattgatttatacgaaagaaatacaataaaataaaataaaaaattagaaaaaagggGAAAATAGAATGGTCTTGCAAAAATCATTTTTGGAATGTCATATTCTTGCATCACCACCAAGAGTTGTCATCTCTATCTCTTTCTGTGGTTGCTATTCTTTTCTTGGTCAAGTTTTCATGACCCTCTATTATTTATACACATATACCTCTTCCTTTTCCCTCATCCAAGGAACCATTACATTACCACACTCACCATTTTTTCCCTTTTCGTCACACCTTCAACTTCCACACACTGTTACCATGCAAACAGCCACAAGGAAGGAAATGGAAACCTTGGAACTCCTTCACATGAACAAAGGCGCAGGCGAAACTAGCTATGCCATGAACTCTTCCGTTCAGGTTAATTCATTCATTCACCTTCTTCTTAATTACATCTTCCTATGTTTTAAACACCTCGTACCTTAATTTTCGCAAGAAGCTATACTAAACTGAAGTgaaaaaacttttatatattccTTTTGCAGAACACAATCATCTCTTGTGCAGAGGCATCGAGAAAGAAAGCCATTGTTCAAATTCTGTGCACAAGTTGGCCTGAGAAGATGGGCATTGCTGAGATGGGTTGTTCCTCCGGCCCTAATGCGTTGAGGGTGATTTCTGAGATCGTTGACGGCGTCTACGCCACCACGCGTCTGTTGGAGCGGCCGCCACCGGAGCTGGTGGTGCATTTGAACGACCTCTTCGCCAATGACTTCAACAACATCTTTGCCTCATTGCCATCTTTCTACAGAAaacaaagacaagaaaaagGAACCGGGTTTGGACCCTGTTTTGTTTCAGCTGTTCCTGGCACCTTCTATGGAAGGCTTTTCCCTGCCAAAACCCTCCATTTTGTGCACTCTTCTTCCAGCCTCCATTGGCTTTCTCaggtatatatatacacacacacacattaatAAGTATTAATTAGAGCTGAAGTTAATTAAACAAGTAACTAATTAAACTTACTTCACTTTAACTATTAGGTTTATATTATGACTGTTATATTAAACTAAAAGCAGCATTATCCATAACTATGtgatacaaaaaaaaaggaatatatCAGTT from Vigna unguiculata cultivar IT97K-499-35 chromosome 8, ASM411807v1, whole genome shotgun sequence encodes:
- the LOC114194015 gene encoding jasmonate O-methyltransferase, with translation MTLYYLYTYTSSFSLIQGTITLPHSPFFPFSSHLQLPHTVTMQTATRKEMETLELLHMNKGAGETSYAMNSSVQNTIISCAEASRKKAIVQILCTSWPEKMGIAEMGCSSGPNALRVISEIVDGVYATTRLLERPPPELVVHLNDLFANDFNNIFASLPSFYRKQRQEKGTGFGPCFVSAVPGTFYGRLFPAKTLHFVHSSSSLHWLSQVPGGLEDVNGRALNKGKIYISKSSPQCVLDAYSQQFKNDFSSFLASRTHEMVTGGRMVLSFMGRTTMDPTSDHSCYQWELLARSLMTMVSQGLLEEEKVDSFDAPYYAPCMEEVKKVIENEGSFIAEEHDAYEIEWDGGMKLQSDSLSRGERVSRTLRAVLESMLESHFGSHIMDELFRRFGEHVDEHLSNTDTKYINLVVSLVKQ